A stretch of the Ananas comosus cultivar F153 linkage group 14, ASM154086v1, whole genome shotgun sequence genome encodes the following:
- the LOC109720684 gene encoding putative serine/threonine-protein kinase isoform X3, translating to MTRATGDFSPINKVGEGGFGSVYKGKLKDGSMVAVKVLSSESRQGAREFLNELEVISNIHHENLVRLIGCCVEGTHRIIVYNYLENNSLAQTLLGSGHSNIQFNWRTRVRICLGIARGLAYLHEEAAPHIVHRDIKASNILLDTDLSPKISDFGLAKLLPPNTTHVSTRVAGTIGYLAPEYAIRGQVTRKSDVYSFGVLLLEIVSGRCNTNTRLPYEDQFLLERSPDIMNGLLLQTWALYEHGKLARIIDTSLNDDLDAEEACKILKIGLLCTQDAAKSRPTMSTVIKMMTGEKDIDSEEITRPAVINDFMELKVRSQRKAEEIRLSSTMSSSGVVTSALSSEENSHGSLSYTAISDRD from the exons GGTTGCTGTAAAGGTGCTGTCTTCTGAGTCACGACAAGGAGCACGAGAATTTTTAAATGAACTTGAGGTTATCTCTAATATTCATCACGAGAATCTTGTTAGGCTCATCGGCTGTTGTGTGGAAGGAACTCACCGAATCATTGTTTATAATTATCTTGAAAATAACAGTCTTGCACAAACCCTACTAG GATCCGGCCACAGTAATATACAATTCAACTGGAGAACCCGTGTCAGAATTTGCCTTGGTATTGCTCGGGGACTTGCATATCTTCATGAGGAAGCTGCACCCCATATTGTTCATCGCGATATTAAAGCAAGCAATATTCTTCTTGATACGGATCTTTCTCCAAAAATTTCGGATTTCGGTTTAGCAAAACTACTGCCACCTAATACAACCCATGTGAGCACTCGCGTTGCAGGAACAAT AGGTTACTTGGCTCCTGAATATGCAATTCGAGGTCAAGTGACGAGGAAGTCAGATGTTTACAGTTTTGGAGTTCTTCTATTAGAAATAGTTAGCGGCAGATGTAACACCAATACCAGATTACCTTATGAAGATCAATTTCTTCTTGAAAGG TCCCCAGATATCATGAATGGGCTTCTCTTGCAGACGTGGGCACTCTACGAGCATGGCAAGCTAGCACGCATCATTGACACCTCTCTGAACGATGACTTGGATGCCGAGGAGGCATGCAAGATCTTGAAAATCGGGCTCTTATGCACGCAAGATGCCGCGAAATCCCGGCCTACCATGTCGACTGTGATCAAAATGATGACAGGTGAAAAGGACATAGACTCGGAAGAAATCACGAGGCCAGCTGTAATTAATGATTTCATGGAACTTAAGGTTAGAAGCCAAAGAAAAGCTGAGGAGATCCGCTTATCCTCGACTATGTCTTCTTCCGGTGTGGTGACTTCAGCATTGTCGTCGGAGGAGAATTCGCATGGATCCTTGTCTTACACTGCAATATCTGATAGAGACTGA